From a region of the Thermosipho melanesiensis BI429 genome:
- a CDS encoding ABC transporter ATP-binding protein: MATLELVNLSKRYGKKVWGAKDVNLKVNDGEFVVFLGPSGCGKTTTLRMIAGLEEVTEGKVIIDGKDVTYLEPRKREVSMVFQSYAVWPHMTVYENIAFPLKLKKFPSEEIDKIVREVAEMVKIEELLKRFPSQLSGGQRQRVALARALAVKPKIFLMDEPLSNLDAKLRVKMRTELKAIHHKTGATTIFVTHDQSEAMSMADRIIIMKNGRIEQVGTPDDVYFNSANVFVAGFIGTPPTNFFEMEVVRQSGRIHLKNEHIDIPLNGKNEKIVESYSKNKIIVGIRPENLLITNNKDKAIFTEKILVVEPQGSHQIIAVDLGEQIVKIVVPAFPKYNPDEMINVTFDSERIMLFDIETKSRLEEY, translated from the coding sequence ACCTTCTGGTTGTGGTAAAACTACAACTTTAAGAATGATAGCAGGTCTTGAAGAGGTAACAGAAGGAAAGGTTATTATTGATGGAAAAGATGTAACATATCTTGAACCTAGAAAACGTGAAGTTAGTATGGTTTTCCAAAGTTACGCTGTCTGGCCTCACATGACAGTGTATGAAAATATAGCATTTCCATTAAAACTTAAAAAATTTCCTTCCGAAGAAATAGATAAAATAGTAAGGGAAGTAGCGGAAATGGTTAAAATAGAAGAACTTTTGAAAAGATTTCCATCTCAGCTTTCTGGTGGTCAAAGACAGCGTGTAGCTTTGGCAAGAGCCCTTGCAGTAAAACCAAAAATATTTTTAATGGATGAACCACTATCTAATCTTGATGCAAAATTGAGAGTAAAAATGAGAACAGAATTGAAAGCAATTCATCATAAAACTGGTGCTACAACAATATTTGTAACACACGATCAATCAGAAGCTATGTCAATGGCAGATCGCATTATCATAATGAAAAATGGGCGGATTGAACAAGTTGGTACACCTGATGATGTCTATTTTAATAGTGCAAATGTGTTTGTCGCTGGTTTTATTGGTACTCCTCCAACGAATTTCTTTGAAATGGAAGTTGTAAGACAAAGTGGGCGTATTCACTTGAAAAATGAGCATATTGATATACCATTAAATGGTAAAAATGAAAAAATTGTTGAAAGTTATTCAAAAAATAAAATAATTGTTGGTATAAGGCCGGAAAATTTATTGATTACTAATAATAAGGATAAAGCTATTTTTACAGAAAAAATATTAGTTGTAGAACCACAAGGTTCACATCAGATTATAGCCGTTGATCTAGGTGAACAGATAGTAAAAATTGTTGTTCCAGCGTTTCCAAAATATAACCCTGATGAAATGATAAATGTTACATTTGATAGTGAAAGAATAATGCTGTTTGATATTGAGACTAAAAGCAGGTTGGAGGAATATTAA
- the mggS gene encoding mannosylglucosylglycerate synthase: MKIALIHYRAGLMDGVSLEMEKWKKTLQRMGYEVDIVAGNKNDVVDVLITSIGFENPKFRLINKNAFEKLEDFSIDELVSIIYEEADQIYNDLEDSLKNYDIIIPNNIWSLGAYLPNAIALTRFAEKHKNKLFIGHHHDFWWERKYFLNYQDERIKNILDYYCPPSLDNIKHVVINSLAEEALYAKKRLEAVVIPNVMDFENPPFISDDINLKIRDMYNISENSIVLLQATRITKRKAIELAIDLVNFMSKLSKNYKSKEMYNGRIFDGNIVLAFSGMCESESYKYKLLDKAFNYGIRTVNLYPNIEKGIWSFWNLYSIADAITYPSILEGWGNQLLEAIIVKKPVILFEYEVFEKDIKNSGLNFISLGNDYEIKDGFVIVKEEITKKAAKKLLEILFNKELYKKTTTRNYEIGKKLFGLDTLSELIRKLIGQ; this comes from the coding sequence ATGAAAATAGCACTTATACATTATAGAGCAGGATTAATGGATGGCGTTTCACTTGAAATGGAAAAGTGGAAAAAAACTTTACAAAGAATGGGATACGAAGTTGATATAGTTGCTGGTAATAAAAATGATGTTGTTGATGTTTTAATAACCTCAATTGGTTTTGAAAATCCAAAATTTCGTTTAATAAACAAGAATGCTTTTGAAAAGTTAGAAGATTTTTCAATAGATGAATTGGTATCTATAATATATGAAGAAGCTGATCAAATTTATAACGATTTAGAAGATTCTTTAAAAAATTATGATATAATAATCCCTAACAATATTTGGTCATTGGGTGCATACTTGCCAAACGCTATTGCTCTAACAAGATTTGCTGAAAAACATAAAAATAAGTTATTTATTGGTCATCACCATGATTTTTGGTGGGAAAGAAAATATTTCCTGAACTACCAAGATGAAAGAATAAAAAACATATTGGATTATTATTGCCCTCCTTCTTTGGATAATATTAAGCATGTGGTAATAAATTCACTTGCCGAGGAAGCTTTATATGCAAAAAAAAGACTAGAAGCAGTCGTTATACCAAATGTTATGGATTTTGAAAATCCTCCGTTTATAAGTGATGATATAAATTTAAAGATAAGAGATATGTACAATATTTCTGAAAATTCCATTGTTTTGCTCCAAGCAACTCGAATTACCAAACGAAAAGCTATTGAACTTGCAATAGATCTGGTTAATTTTATGTCTAAACTTTCAAAAAATTACAAAAGTAAGGAAATGTATAATGGAAGAATTTTTGATGGAAATATAGTATTAGCGTTTTCAGGAATGTGTGAAAGTGAAAGTTACAAGTATAAATTACTGGACAAAGCATTTAATTATGGAATTAGAACCGTTAATCTATATCCAAATATTGAAAAAGGTATTTGGAGTTTTTGGAATCTATATAGTATTGCAGATGCTATAACCTATCCTTCAATTCTAGAAGGATGGGGAAATCAATTGCTTGAGGCAATAATTGTAAAAAAACCCGTTATTTTGTTTGAATATGAGGTATTTGAAAAGGACATTAAAAACTCCGGTTTGAATTTTATAAGCTTAGGAAATGATTATGAAATAAAAGATGGGTTTGTTATAGTTAAAGAAGAAATAACAAAAAAAGCTGCAAAAAAACTACTTGAGATACTATTTAATAAAGAACTGTATAAAAAAACAACTACGAGAAATTATGAAATAGGAAAAAAACTGTTTGGATTAGATACACTTTCTGAATTGATTAGAAAGTTAATAGGGCAATAA